The following coding sequences lie in one Pontibacter sp. G13 genomic window:
- a CDS encoding DUF3825 domain-containing protein: MEIGVVSFFNVERGFGKIRSERYPTGVFVHYRDVLGDARILVHHEMVEFQVVQTEKGPKAKQVVRLTERYSGRIASFSKGYGYVRADQDGRLYFLHHSDVVGVGHKHIEPQFEVEFSPFESSQGIQAKEVVIRDTRPAWIQFAQFQDLGKSYQQLAEWAIPEDWNLGSEIPPEQSRLHNYLIHTFRQAQIQGQVRFGKSTDNVRIACFHTGLYTPDWHAIYGWFIPNSATRPDGAAYLKNPHWVFEKWVISGNRELQWLDRIPQAVKYLGNEVKIGGLSERDWQVDWKHLLDDRKERFPIMMQKMDRGARMEKIRLALEIARMWMARNPFSAVAQWYHGRFQWLLPACLEDPQQADLAFVLGYEQGDWQIQTVLPLESAYRNARLIAPVQADWLR, translated from the coding sequence ATGGAAATTGGTGTCGTCAGTTTTTTCAACGTAGAAAGAGGTTTCGGCAAAATCAGGAGTGAGCGATACCCCACAGGAGTATTTGTCCATTATCGGGATGTATTAGGAGATGCGCGTATTCTCGTTCATCATGAGATGGTCGAATTTCAGGTCGTCCAAACTGAAAAAGGCCCGAAGGCCAAGCAGGTGGTACGGCTGACAGAAAGATACTCGGGCAGGATCGCCAGTTTTTCCAAAGGGTATGGATATGTGCGTGCCGACCAAGACGGGAGACTGTATTTCCTGCATCATTCAGATGTTGTCGGCGTCGGGCACAAACATATCGAGCCACAATTTGAGGTGGAGTTTAGCCCCTTCGAATCTTCCCAAGGGATTCAGGCCAAGGAAGTGGTCATCCGAGATACACGACCCGCTTGGATACAATTTGCCCAATTTCAGGATCTTGGAAAAAGCTACCAACAGCTAGCGGAGTGGGCGATTCCCGAAGATTGGAATTTGGGTTCAGAAATTCCCCCGGAACAATCTCGGCTCCACAATTATTTGATCCACACCTTTCGTCAGGCCCAGATTCAAGGCCAAGTCCGTTTTGGTAAATCCACCGACAATGTGCGGATCGCCTGTTTCCATACAGGATTGTACACGCCCGATTGGCATGCTATTTATGGGTGGTTTATCCCAAATAGCGCAACAAGACCTGATGGAGCAGCATATTTGAAAAATCCTCACTGGGTTTTTGAGAAATGGGTGATTTCTGGTAACCGGGAATTGCAATGGCTGGACAGGATTCCTCAAGCGGTCAAGTATTTGGGCAATGAAGTGAAAATTGGAGGGTTAAGTGAGCGTGATTGGCAAGTGGATTGGAAGCATCTCCTAGATGATCGAAAGGAACGTTTCCCGATCATGATGCAGAAGATGGACCGCGGCGCCCGGATGGAAAAAATTCGGCTAGCGCTGGAAATCGCGCGAATGTGGATGGCTAGAAATCCATTTTCAGCGGTAGCTCAATGGTACCACGGCCGTTTTCAATGGCTGCTCCCTGCCTGTCTAGAAGATCCCCAGCAGGCAGATTTGGCATTTGTTCTGGGGTACGAGCAAGGGGACTGGCAAATTCAAACCGTGCTGCCACTGGAATCCGCCTATCGAAATGCCAGGTTGATTGCTCCTGTACAGGCCGATTGGTTGAGGTAA
- the corA gene encoding magnesium/cobalt transporter CorA: protein MLFLTYRTGVNINSKEVTLPYAVPKDDLIIWVDLIKPTPEEEQWVKNRYKFSLPSEDSMTEIESSSRFLDLEDKVIANINFIHRKKQKLRYEPVSFTLNDAVLVSIRSDEKLHAFRDAYAKFRNRLKTPENGLMVLETLIESAIDLEADLLELQALDISTISNRITVQRKLREEIILQINHLQEGTMLLRQNIIDEQRMISSFLKNRLVQNQTYDTWKIMLKDTTSLLSHTAFQFDRLEYLQNTLLGLIDVEQNRIIKLFTVATVVFMPPTLIASIYGMNFDVMPELHWVSGYPLALGMMLVSSLATLYYFKRNKWL, encoded by the coding sequence ATGCTGTTCCTGACCTATCGAACAGGAGTCAATATCAACAGTAAGGAGGTGACGCTGCCTTATGCCGTACCCAAAGACGATCTAATCATTTGGGTAGATCTGATCAAACCAACCCCTGAGGAGGAGCAATGGGTAAAGAATCGGTATAAGTTTTCGTTGCCATCGGAAGATTCCATGACCGAAATCGAGAGTTCTAGCCGTTTTCTGGATTTGGAGGATAAGGTGATTGCCAACATCAACTTCATTCACAGGAAAAAGCAGAAATTGAGATATGAACCTGTTTCGTTTACCCTGAATGACGCTGTTCTGGTATCCATTCGCAGCGATGAAAAACTCCATGCTTTCCGCGATGCCTATGCCAAGTTCAGAAATCGTCTGAAAACTCCAGAAAATGGCCTGATGGTACTGGAAACCCTGATCGAAAGTGCTATCGATCTGGAAGCGGACCTATTGGAACTGCAGGCATTGGACATATCGACCATCTCCAATCGAATCACCGTTCAGCGCAAACTCCGAGAAGAAATCATCCTCCAGATCAATCACTTGCAAGAGGGAACCATGCTCCTCAGGCAGAATATCATCGACGAGCAAAGGATGATTTCATCCTTCCTCAAAAACCGTCTAGTTCAGAACCAGACCTATGACACGTGGAAGATCATGCTGAAGGACACAACTTCCCTCCTCAGCCATACCGCTTTCCAGTTTGATCGACTTGAATACCTCCAGAATACCCTCTTGGGATTGATAGATGTCGAACAAAACCGCATCATCAAGTTGTTTACGGTAGCAACGGTTGTCTTTATGCCTCCGACCCTGATTGCCAGCATTTACGGAATGAATTTCGACGTGATGCCGGAGCTTCATTGGGTATCGGGGTATCCACTTGCTTTGGGCATGATGCTGGTGTCGTCATTGGCGACCCTGTACTACTTCAAGCGGAACAAGTGGCTGTAA